From a region of the Butyrivibrio sp. AE3004 genome:
- a CDS encoding Uma2 family endonuclease — MTIDEMKNIKESRGYSFAVLSEYTGVPAITLQRIFSGDTKKPRKATLDAIEKVLTGDESVYSGKAYSYERNSVSYGLYEPERRSELNEKTFSYGAEGRTDSKTSQRDKYTLRDYYNLPKSQCMELIDGVFYEVDMPGVIHQIIISRFLKRMACYLDGMKSGIAMCFPANVRLDNDDMTMVKPDLFIVLDENKITDDFVNGAPDFVLEVISPASRKKDMFIKSVKYCEAGVKKYWMIDPKKRTLISYDYMDEDIAPSIVPLSGEKSMDLYDEELKINLDEIAEVIDRFK; from the coding sequence ATGACCATAGATGAGATGAAAAACATAAAGGAGTCAAGAGGGTACAGTTTTGCGGTTCTCTCTGAATATACGGGTGTCCCTGCGATTACTTTGCAGAGAATTTTTTCAGGTGACACCAAAAAGCCAAGGAAGGCAACTCTTGACGCTATTGAGAAGGTGCTTACAGGTGATGAATCTGTTTATTCCGGGAAGGCCTATTCGTATGAGAGAAACAGTGTTTCGTATGGACTTTATGAGCCTGAGCGCAGAAGCGAACTGAATGAGAAAACATTTTCATACGGAGCAGAGGGCAGGACGGATAGTAAGACTTCTCAGAGAGATAAATACACATTAAGGGATTACTATAATCTACCCAAAAGTCAGTGCATGGAATTGATTGACGGTGTTTTTTATGAAGTGGATATGCCCGGGGTTATTCATCAGATAATAATCAGCAGATTTTTAAAACGGATGGCGTGTTATCTGGATGGTATGAAAAGTGGTATTGCCATGTGCTTTCCTGCAAATGTCAGGCTGGACAATGATGATATGACTATGGTAAAACCGGACCTTTTTATTGTTCTTGATGAAAATAAGATTACGGATGACTTTGTAAACGGCGCTCCTGATTTTGTTCTGGAAGTGATATCACCTGCTAGCAGGAAAAAGGATATGTTTATTAAAAGCGTGAAATACTGTGAGGCGGGAGTAAAGAAATATTGGATGATCGATCCAAAAAAGAGAACGCTTATCTCATATGATTATATGGATGAGGATATTGCACCTTCCATTGTGCCACTTTCAGGAGAGAAATCCATGGATCTTTATGATGAAGAATTGAAGATTAATCTTGATGAAATAGCAGAGGTTATTGACAGATTTAAATGA
- a CDS encoding helix-turn-helix domain-containing protein has translation MSRGEVGNKIKELRQSYGFKQLIIADYLEVDQSLISQIEKGEREPSSGIIKKLSDLFDCNVSTFIEGNSKNNQLNVVYRSKDITKEDLKAIAAINRIALNLEKMQHLESNKT, from the coding sequence ATGTCACGGGGTGAAGTGGGAAATAAAATCAAAGAATTACGGCAGAGTTACGGTTTTAAGCAATTGATAATTGCTGATTATTTAGAAGTTGATCAGAGCTTGATATCTCAAATTGAAAAGGGAGAGCGTGAACCCAGTTCTGGTATTATTAAGAAATTATCAGATTTATTTGACTGTAATGTAAGTACATTTATTGAAGGAAACAGTAAGAATAATCAGTTAAATGTAGTGTATAGATCAAAAGACATTACAAAGGAAGATTTGAAGGCTATTGCTGCAATTAATAGGATTGCGCTGAACTTGGAAAAGATGCAGCACTTGGAAAGTAATAAAACATAA
- a CDS encoding UDP-galactopyranose/dTDP-fucopyranose mutase family protein, producing the protein MKYDYLVVGAGLFGCVFAHEMARAGKKVLVIDKRDHIGGNIYTENRMGINVHKYGAHIFHTSDKKVWEYINRFTEFNQYINSPVAVFHDELYNLPFNMNTFSKLWGIRTPDEAKAIIDEQAKKEVKRILKERAANGDEEAAEQLEVAAASGQDIREGFEAANLEEQGLSLAGRDVFEKLVKGYTEKQWGKDCKELPAFIIRRLPFRFIYDNNYFNDRFQGIPMGGYTSIIKKLLLQESADAECEKNIAGSIEVMTNTEFKQFMKMDGNVPAKPFESQSGDSFEKILFTGMIDEFFGYKLGNLEYRSLRFETKDLPDTDNYQGNAVVNYTERDIPYTRIIEHKHFEFGTGKGTIITKEYPADWKPGDEPYYPMNDDRNNALFAEYKKLADDFGDVLFGGRLGQYKYYNMDQVIAAALEMVESM; encoded by the coding sequence ATGAAGTATGATTATTTGGTAGTTGGGGCAGGACTTTTTGGTTGCGTGTTTGCGCATGAGATGGCAAGAGCAGGCAAAAAGGTGCTTGTAATAGATAAAAGGGATCATATAGGCGGTAATATTTATACGGAAAACCGAATGGGTATAAATGTTCATAAGTATGGTGCTCACATTTTTCATACCTCTGATAAGAAGGTGTGGGAGTATATAAACCGCTTTACAGAGTTTAATCAGTACATCAATTCCCCTGTAGCGGTATTTCACGATGAGCTTTACAATCTTCCTTTTAATATGAACACTTTCAGTAAGCTTTGGGGAATCCGTACTCCGGATGAGGCTAAGGCTATTATCGATGAGCAGGCAAAAAAGGAAGTTAAACGTATTCTTAAAGAGCGTGCGGCAAATGGTGATGAGGAAGCAGCTGAGCAGCTTGAAGTAGCGGCTGCAAGCGGACAGGACATCAGAGAAGGCTTTGAGGCAGCAAACCTTGAAGAGCAGGGACTTTCACTTGCCGGAAGAGATGTATTTGAAAAACTTGTAAAAGGCTATACCGAAAAACAGTGGGGGAAAGACTGCAAAGAACTTCCTGCATTTATAATAAGAAGACTTCCGTTTAGATTTATTTATGATAACAACTATTTTAACGACAGATTTCAGGGAATTCCTATGGGAGGCTACACTTCTATAATAAAGAAGCTTCTTCTACAGGAGTCTGCAGATGCTGAATGTGAAAAGAACATAGCGGGAAGCATTGAGGTTATGACGAACACTGAATTCAAGCAGTTTATGAAAATGGATGGAAATGTTCCTGCAAAGCCTTTTGAATCACAGTCAGGTGACAGTTTTGAAAAAATCCTTTTCACAGGTATGATTGACGAATTCTTTGGATACAAGCTTGGCAATCTTGAATACAGATCCCTCAGATTTGAGACTAAAGATCTTCCCGATACTGACAACTACCAGGGAAATGCGGTTGTCAATTACACGGAACGTGACATTCCATATACCAGAATCATCGAGCATAAGCACTTTGAATTTGGAACAGGAAAAGGTACGATCATCACCAAAGAGTATCCTGCAGACTGGAAGCCGGGAGATGAACCTTATTACCCGATGAATGATGACAGAAACAATGCTCTGTTCGCGGAGTACAAAAAGCTCGCGGATGATTTTGGAGATGTGCTTTTTGGCGGACGCCTAGGACAGTATAAGTATTACAACATGGACCAGGTTATCGCTGCAGCCCTTGAGATGGTAGAAAGCATGTAA
- a CDS encoding N-acetylneuraminate synthase family protein, which translates to MEYKKPIVIAEAGCNHMGQMDIAHELINVAAYFCKADAIKFQKRCPKELLTEEQYNAPHPNPYNSYGKTYGEHREFLEFDAEQHAQLKKWCEEVGIIYSTSVWDMTSAKEITALEPRFLKIPSACNTHFEMLDWLCDNYGGEIQLSFGMTKREEEEQIVSLFEKKGRAKDLVLYNCTSGYPVPFKDVCLLEITRMREQYEGRVKAIGFSGHHLGIAVDVAAYTLGASYIERHYTLDRTWKGTDHAASLEPDGIRKLKRNLEAVHEALTYKDTEILPIEEEQRKKLKYRKH; encoded by the coding sequence ATGGAATATAAAAAACCTATTGTTATCGCGGAGGCGGGATGTAACCACATGGGGCAGATGGATATCGCCCATGAACTAATTAATGTAGCGGCATATTTTTGCAAAGCGGATGCTATTAAATTCCAAAAGCGTTGTCCGAAGGAATTATTGACAGAGGAACAATATAATGCACCGCATCCAAATCCCTACAATTCATACGGAAAGACCTATGGTGAGCATAGGGAATTCCTTGAGTTTGATGCGGAACAGCATGCGCAGCTGAAAAAATGGTGTGAAGAGGTCGGGATAATATATTCCACTTCGGTGTGGGATATGACAAGCGCTAAAGAAATTACAGCTCTTGAACCCAGGTTTTTAAAAATACCATCTGCTTGTAATACACATTTTGAGATGCTTGACTGGCTGTGTGATAACTATGGCGGAGAAATCCAGCTTTCCTTCGGCATGACTAAGAGAGAGGAAGAAGAGCAGATAGTTTCTCTTTTTGAGAAGAAGGGCAGAGCAAAAGACCTGGTTCTTTATAATTGCACTTCCGGTTACCCGGTGCCTTTTAAGGATGTATGTCTTTTGGAGATAACCCGCATGCGAGAGCAATATGAGGGAAGAGTTAAAGCGATTGGCTTTTCCGGACATCATCTTGGAATAGCGGTTGATGTGGCTGCATATACCCTGGGTGCAAGTTATATCGAAAGACATTATACCCTTGACCGTACCTGGAAGGGAACCGATCACGCAGCATCGCTTGAACCTGATGGAATTCGTAAGCTTAAGAGAAATCTTGAGGCTGTACACGAAGCGCTGACATATAAGGACACTGAGATCCTGCCGATAGAAGAAGAACAGAGAAAGAAACTTAAATACAGGAAGCATTAG
- a CDS encoding acylneuraminate cytidylyltransferase produces MNVAFIPVRGGSKSIPLKNIKPICGKPLVYWTVKAACECSYIDKVYVATDSAEICETLQKCCNEVRNDRIFDAFSKLEIIGRSAESASDTAPTEFAMLEFADKYEFDNIVLIQATSPLLTADNLDRGFETFESDDVNSVLSVVRQKRFNWSVDDEGFAHPSNYDVFHRPRRQEFDGYLVENGAFYITSKELLMESKNRVSGNIKAVEMPEETFFEIDEPSDWEIIEGLMRKRLGDRASKLSKNDSCCDNFGSKQKIPEIKMFLTDCDGCLTDAGMYYSPDGDFLKKFNTKDGMGIRLLRERGILVGIVTGENVDINKRRVEKLKIDIYEPGCKDKKGVVERLCKENGIMPENVVFVGDDINDLEAMEYVGYPCTVADGHKSVKAVAKYIANEPGGHGAVREIIDHILGE; encoded by the coding sequence ATGAATGTAGCATTTATACCGGTTCGTGGAGGGAGTAAATCAATACCTCTGAAAAATATAAAACCAATTTGCGGAAAGCCGCTTGTTTATTGGACAGTAAAGGCGGCATGTGAATGCAGTTATATCGATAAGGTCTATGTTGCCACTGACAGTGCTGAGATATGTGAAACGCTACAGAAGTGCTGCAACGAAGTCAGGAATGATAGGATTTTTGATGCCTTCAGTAAACTTGAGATAATCGGTCGTTCCGCGGAATCTGCCTCTGATACTGCACCAACTGAATTCGCAATGCTTGAATTTGCCGATAAATATGAGTTTGACAACATAGTACTGATTCAGGCGACTTCACCGCTTCTTACTGCTGATAATCTTGATAGAGGTTTTGAGACTTTTGAAAGCGATGATGTAAACAGCGTATTATCTGTAGTAAGGCAGAAGCGTTTTAACTGGAGCGTTGATGATGAAGGTTTTGCACATCCATCAAATTATGATGTGTTCCATAGACCAAGGCGTCAGGAGTTTGACGGATACCTTGTAGAAAACGGTGCTTTTTACATTACATCAAAAGAGCTTCTTATGGAGTCAAAGAATCGCGTTTCAGGGAATATAAAAGCAGTTGAGATGCCGGAAGAAACTTTCTTTGAAATAGATGAGCCATCGGATTGGGAAATTATTGAAGGACTCATGAGAAAGCGTCTTGGAGATAGAGCAAGCAAGCTTTCGAAAAATGACTCATGCTGTGACAATTTTGGAAGCAAACAGAAAATCCCTGAAATTAAGATGTTTCTGACAGATTGCGATGGGTGTCTTACGGATGCCGGAATGTATTATTCCCCTGATGGCGATTTTCTAAAAAAGTTCAATACAAAGGATGGCATGGGAATACGTCTTCTTCGAGAGAGAGGAATCCTTGTTGGTATAGTTACCGGAGAAAATGTCGATATAAATAAAAGGAGAGTTGAAAAGCTCAAGATAGATATTTATGAGCCGGGATGCAAGGATAAGAAGGGCGTAGTTGAGAGACTTTGTAAAGAAAACGGTATTATGCCGGAAAACGTGGTCTTTGTCGGCGATGATATAAATGATCTTGAGGCTATGGAATATGTGGGCTATCCATGTACTGTTGCTGACGGGCATAAGAGTGTTAAAGCGGTTGCAAAATATATCGCAAACGAACCCGGAGGGCATGGTGCAGTGAGAGAAATTATAGACCATATTCTTGGAGAGTAA
- a CDS encoding ATP-grasp domain-containing protein: protein MQKKILIFPAGTEIAFEIQNSLKYSKFVKIYGGTSASDHSEFTYENLITGFPFVDDANFLDFLNNVIDENEIDCVYPAHDSSCLFCSEHADEIHAQVIITDKTTTGICRSKKKTYEFFQSEEFIPETYATPDEVINFPVFIKPITGQGSVGARKIISRSELDMNYNSDYVICEYLPGAEYTVDCFTDGNGELLFCRQRMRERIKTGISVRTRSMDTDDAVRNIANRLNGKLKFKGAWFFQVKKNLNGEYRLMEVSPRIPGTAGLYRNTGVNFPMLTLFVFWGYPVSIIENDYDIVLDRAFYSAFRIGIDYDYVYLDYDDILTLGDKVNADVMRFVYQARNKGKRIILLSKHSTDIHADLKKAGISEELFEDIQVLEKSEEKSDYIKETDAIFIDDSFAERKKVKEKCGIPVFDVDMIESLIDWKS from the coding sequence TTGCAGAAAAAGATACTGATATTCCCAGCAGGGACAGAGATAGCATTTGAAATTCAAAATTCTCTTAAATATTCTAAATTTGTAAAAATCTACGGAGGAACCAGTGCTTCGGATCACTCAGAATTTACTTATGAGAATCTGATAACAGGGTTTCCCTTTGTTGATGATGCAAATTTTCTTGATTTTCTCAATAACGTAATAGATGAAAATGAAATAGATTGCGTTTATCCGGCGCATGACAGTTCGTGTTTATTCTGCAGTGAACATGCAGATGAAATTCATGCGCAGGTGATAATTACTGATAAAACGACAACGGGGATTTGTAGATCAAAGAAAAAAACCTATGAGTTTTTTCAGAGTGAGGAATTTATTCCGGAAACTTATGCAACACCGGATGAAGTTATAAATTTTCCGGTTTTTATTAAACCGATAACAGGGCAGGGCTCAGTTGGTGCAAGGAAAATTATAAGCCGTTCAGAATTAGACATGAATTACAATTCGGATTATGTGATTTGTGAATATCTCCCCGGTGCAGAATATACGGTAGATTGTTTTACAGATGGTAATGGTGAGCTTCTGTTTTGCAGACAGCGCATGCGTGAGCGCATTAAGACGGGGATCAGTGTCAGGACAAGAAGTATGGACACGGATGATGCTGTAAGAAATATAGCTAACAGGCTTAATGGAAAGCTGAAATTTAAAGGAGCCTGGTTTTTTCAGGTAAAGAAGAATTTGAACGGTGAGTACAGACTTATGGAGGTTTCGCCCAGAATCCCTGGTACCGCCGGATTATACAGAAATACAGGGGTTAATTTCCCTATGCTCACATTGTTTGTTTTCTGGGGATATCCGGTTTCGATAATTGAGAATGATTATGACATAGTTTTGGACAGAGCATTTTACAGTGCTTTCAGAATTGGCATTGATTACGACTATGTCTACCTTGACTATGATGACATTCTGACGCTGGGGGATAAGGTGAATGCCGATGTGATGCGTTTTGTATATCAGGCAAGGAATAAAGGAAAGAGAATAATCCTTCTAAGTAAGCATTCAACTGATATCCATGCGGATCTGAAAAAGGCAGGAATTTCAGAAGAACTGTTTGAAGATATTCAGGTCCTCGAAAAAAGTGAAGAGAAAAGTGATTATATAAAAGAAACAGATGCAATTTTTATTGATGACTCTTTTGCTGAGCGTAAAAAGGTTAAGGAAAAATGCGGTATTCCGGTGTTTGATGTAGATATGATAGAGAGTCTTATTGATTGGAAGAGTTAA
- the fliD gene encoding flagellar filament capping protein FliD — MAGINVNEAYNHFASTYVAKENANVDKHKKSELQSVYKSIAKINKKSPLHVLKQDDNAQAEAVGLKEHARVLKSQLENISSEENSTLGKKSAVSSEPDNVTVEYVGKGQSNTKEFNIDVFHLATNQINAGHFLPPDEDVSLPKGSYAFNVGINGHEFEFQYSIRDGDTNHDIQAKLSRLINKAGVGLIAGMQEDAAGRSTIIIGSSDTGVKPGQNLRFDITESKNSENPNSVSYFGLNLIAQEPTNARFALNGTEHSSSSNRFTVGNEFDITLRAATAPGSPVIIGVKNESDALVENVRSLIDGYNSFIDSVSNVHNTGFKSSKLVGETVSIAQHHIRNIDDYGISLSEEGRIDYNPQRLRDKSVAGPPKEVVEPLQEFAKALQEKTDEISIDPMKYVERPVFNYKDPHGGDNPSPYITSEYSGMMFNNYC; from the coding sequence ATGGCAGGCATTAATGTTAATGAAGCTTATAACCATTTTGCATCAACATACGTTGCAAAAGAAAATGCGAATGTAGACAAGCACAAAAAGAGCGAATTGCAGAGTGTCTACAAATCTATCGCAAAAATCAATAAGAAATCCCCTCTTCATGTTTTAAAACAGGATGATAATGCCCAGGCTGAGGCCGTGGGTCTTAAAGAGCATGCCCGGGTACTGAAAAGCCAGCTTGAAAATATCAGCAGTGAAGAAAACTCAACTCTTGGCAAAAAATCGGCGGTTTCTTCAGAACCGGATAACGTTACTGTTGAATATGTAGGAAAAGGTCAGAGTAATACTAAAGAATTTAATATAGATGTTTTCCATCTTGCGACCAATCAGATAAATGCCGGACATTTTCTTCCACCTGACGAGGATGTTTCACTTCCAAAAGGAAGCTACGCATTTAATGTTGGTATAAACGGTCACGAATTTGAATTCCAGTACAGCATAAGGGATGGCGATACCAATCACGATATACAGGCAAAGTTATCACGCCTTATAAATAAAGCCGGAGTCGGACTTATTGCAGGAATGCAGGAGGATGCTGCAGGTCGAAGCACCATAATTATCGGATCCAGCGATACAGGTGTTAAACCCGGACAAAATCTGAGATTTGATATAACAGAATCCAAAAATTCGGAAAACCCAAACAGTGTCTCCTATTTTGGTCTTAACCTTATAGCTCAGGAGCCCACAAATGCCCGCTTTGCACTAAACGGAACCGAACACAGCTCCTCTTCCAACCGATTTACGGTCGGAAATGAATTTGATATTACCTTAAGAGCAGCTACAGCTCCGGGATCTCCTGTCATTATCGGTGTTAAAAACGAAAGCGATGCGCTGGTTGAAAATGTACGTTCTCTGATAGACGGATACAACAGCTTTATCGATAGTGTAAGCAATGTCCATAATACAGGTTTTAAGAGTTCCAAACTGGTCGGCGAAACAGTTTCAATTGCACAACATCATATTAGAAATATAGATGATTATGGCATTTCTCTTTCGGAAGAAGGACGGATTGATTACAATCCACAGCGTCTGCGTGACAAATCAGTAGCCGGGCCTCCAAAGGAAGTAGTTGAACCTCTCCAGGAATTTGCAAAGGCACTACAGGAGAAGACGGATGAGATTTCCATCGATCCCATGAAATATGTGGAAAGACCTGTTTTCAATTACAAGGATCCGCATGGTGGCGACAATCCATCACCTTACATAACATCCGAATACAGCGGAATGATGTTTAACAACTATTGCTAA
- a CDS encoding glycosyltransferase family 2 protein, translating to MAAHTIEKERESAESFILRAGEFEQQGSSIDEYAVLIEGLRAHYDNYELYFMLGLYYRYRNPDLAFLCLENALHYCDETEDEKIIREAQNGLRDRTGVRGTSIVIVSYNDLELCKECLYSIRRYCADEAYEIIVVDNASTDSEVIRFLREQADLDSHIKLIQNEKNEGFPAGCNKGLAAANPENDIFFLNNDAVLLPNALFWLKMGLYSDRRNGAAGAVTNSAPSQEVSTESIEPYLSRVKVGGARPLTDISANVIPATGKQKMPHNKMFNGTSGDKTTSEGDRFFETGDAKGMIFEHRWWRTISLDAALETAKSYAKDHNVPMWNPIEVRCRLTGFAVLVRREAINGLLIPHNDKELHSADYMLFDERFTPGYFEDDDLGIRLCLAGWRQVLCHNAFIYHHGGSGFGDKNDAMERSREKFIEKWGFDMWNYTLPEDEKITALLDAIIQKEETNNADTGNTCNDAGVSEKTRKKSDEADDGTIKNTSGEKLHQNTDLKLYDKVLRILDISAGMGNTLSAIKYQMPGSFTAGITNVDVFAGLSQYMADDMISGDPELVTFPWPEHSFDYILTGDALINATDSEKLFNKLEFYLAKNGCIL from the coding sequence ATGGCGGCTCATACGATTGAAAAAGAACGGGAATCAGCTGAATCATTCATTTTGCGTGCAGGAGAATTTGAGCAGCAGGGGAGCAGCATAGACGAATATGCGGTGCTTATTGAAGGCCTGAGAGCGCATTATGATAATTATGAACTCTATTTTATGTTAGGCCTGTATTACAGGTACAGGAATCCGGACCTGGCTTTTTTGTGCCTTGAAAATGCACTTCATTACTGCGATGAAACGGAAGATGAAAAGATAATACGTGAAGCACAAAATGGGCTCCGTGACAGGACGGGTGTACGCGGAACTTCGATTGTTATAGTTTCCTACAACGATCTTGAACTCTGCAAAGAGTGTCTTTATTCAATAAGAAGATATTGTGCTGACGAGGCTTATGAGATCATAGTAGTTGATAATGCATCTACTGACAGTGAGGTTATCCGTTTTCTTAGGGAACAGGCAGACCTTGATAGCCATATAAAACTTATTCAGAATGAGAAAAATGAAGGCTTTCCTGCCGGATGTAACAAGGGGCTTGCTGCAGCTAATCCTGAAAATGATATATTCTTTCTGAATAATGATGCTGTTCTTTTGCCTAATGCTTTATTCTGGCTCAAGATGGGGCTTTATTCTGATAGAAGAAACGGTGCGGCAGGTGCTGTTACCAATTCAGCACCGTCTCAGGAGGTGTCGACAGAGTCTATTGAGCCTTACCTTTCCAGGGTCAAGGTAGGAGGAGCACGACCGCTTACTGATATTTCAGCAAATGTTATTCCTGCTACCGGTAAACAGAAAATGCCTCATAACAAGATGTTTAACGGAACTTCCGGAGATAAAACAACTTCTGAGGGCGACCGGTTTTTTGAAACTGGTGATGCGAAGGGTATGATTTTTGAGCACCGTTGGTGGAGGACTATAAGTCTGGATGCTGCCCTTGAAACAGCAAAAAGCTATGCGAAGGATCACAATGTTCCTATGTGGAATCCTATTGAAGTAAGATGCAGGCTGACCGGCTTTGCTGTTCTTGTAAGGCGTGAAGCGATAAACGGACTTTTGATCCCTCATAACGATAAAGAGCTTCATTCTGCAGATTATATGTTGTTTGATGAGCGATTTACACCCGGTTATTTTGAGGATGATGATCTGGGAATTCGACTGTGCCTTGCCGGCTGGCGGCAGGTGCTTTGCCATAATGCTTTTATATACCATCATGGAGGAAGCGGATTCGGAGATAAAAATGATGCTATGGAGAGGTCCCGCGAAAAATTTATAGAGAAATGGGGCTTTGATATGTGGAATTACACGCTCCCGGAAGATGAGAAAATAACAGCATTGCTTGATGCTATTATACAAAAAGAAGAGACTAATAATGCTGACACCGGAAACACCTGCAACGATGCAGGTGTTTCCGAAAAAACCAGAAAGAAGAGTGATGAGGCAGATGACGGCACAATAAAAAATACGTCCGGGGAAAAACTGCATCAAAACACAGATCTTAAGTTATATGATAAGGTTCTTCGTATTCTGGATATTAGTGCCGGAATGGGAAATACACTTTCTGCAATTAAATACCAGATGCCGGGCAGCTTTACTGCGGGAATTACAAACGTTGATGTCTTTGCCGGTCTTTCCCAATATATGGCAGATGATATGATATCAGGGGATCCCGAACTGGTTACTTTTCCCTGGCCTGAGCACAGCTTCGATTATATACTGACAGGCGATGCGCTTATAAATGCAACGGATTCTGAGAAACTATTTAATAAGCTTGAATTTTATTTAGCTAAAAATGGATGTATTTTGTAA
- the secE gene encoding preprotein translocase subunit SecE yields MSENNAAKNAQESKFSAFCKGVKAEFNKIIWPSREDITKQTTAVVIISVIVGALIAVFDYAFGYLINFITKI; encoded by the coding sequence ATGAGCGAAAATAATGCTGCAAAAAATGCACAGGAAAGCAAGTTTTCTGCTTTCTGTAAGGGTGTCAAGGCTGAGTTTAACAAAATTATCTGGCCTTCAAGAGAAGATATTACCAAGCAGACAACTGCAGTAGTTATCATTTCTGTTATTGTTGGTGCTCTTATAGCTGTGTTTGATTATGCTTTTGGTTATTTGATTAACTTCATCACCAAGATTTGA
- a CDS encoding DegT/DnrJ/EryC1/StrS family aminotransferase yields MDIIHVTRSSMPSYEEYTEAIKPLWDSHWLTNMGKYHRELEQKLREYLDVPNVSLMVNGHMSLELTLQSFGFPTGSEVITTPYTFISTTHAIVRNGLVPVFCDVKPEDGTIDESKIEDLITEKTVAIMPVHVYGNICNDEVISKIAYKYNLKVIYDACHAFGEKIISKDIQGNSISKGVGNLGHASVFSFHATKVFNTIEGGASVFSDPTLYDKLYNLKNFGIRGEELVVEVGANAKMNEFCAVMGLCNLKHIDQAIKARSICSERYTSALISVPRIRLLTPREDTTRNYAYYPIILGNGYKCSRDELYIKLREHNIFARKYFYPITSDQACFKNKYKKCDLEIARDMSEHVLMLPIFEDLSEEDQDRIIDIVINPNK; encoded by the coding sequence ATGGATATAATTCATGTTACAAGGTCATCCATGCCTTCTTATGAAGAATATACAGAAGCAATAAAACCGTTGTGGGATTCTCATTGGCTAACAAATATGGGTAAATACCATAGAGAACTTGAGCAAAAACTACGTGAGTATTTGGATGTTCCAAATGTGTCTTTAATGGTAAACGGACACATGTCATTAGAGTTAACACTGCAATCTTTTGGCTTTCCTACAGGTTCCGAGGTAATAACCACTCCCTATACTTTTATATCTACCACCCACGCAATAGTTCGTAATGGCTTGGTTCCTGTATTTTGTGATGTCAAACCTGAAGATGGTACAATTGACGAGAGTAAAATCGAGGATCTAATCACCGAAAAAACAGTTGCTATTATGCCCGTTCATGTTTATGGTAACATATGTAACGATGAAGTGATTTCTAAAATTGCGTATAAATATAATCTCAAAGTCATTTATGATGCATGTCATGCTTTTGGCGAAAAAATAATTTCAAAAGATATTCAAGGCAATAGTATATCCAAGGGCGTAGGTAATCTTGGTCATGCCTCTGTTTTCAGTTTTCATGCCACAAAAGTTTTCAATACTATTGAAGGCGGAGCCTCCGTATTCAGTGACCCGACATTATATGACAAACTGTATAATTTAAAGAACTTTGGAATAAGAGGAGAAGAGTTAGTTGTTGAAGTTGGTGCAAACGCAAAAATGAATGAGTTTTGTGCCGTAATGGGACTTTGTAATTTAAAGCATATTGATCAAGCCATTAAAGCTCGCTCTATTTGCAGTGAACGCTATACTTCTGCTCTCATTAGCGTTCCAAGAATCAGACTTCTTACTCCCAGAGAAGATACCACTCGTAATTACGCCTACTATCCAATAATATTAGGTAACGGCTATAAATGTTCACGAGACGAACTCTATATAAAACTACGAGAACATAATATTTTTGCAAGAAAATATTTCTATCCTATCACTTCTGATCAGGCATGTTTTAAAAACAAATATAAAAAATGTGATTTAGAAATAGCACGTGATATGTCAGAGCATGTCCTTATGCTTCCGATTTTTGAGGACTTAAGCGAGGAAGACCAGGACAGAATAATCGATATTGTAATAAATCCAAATAAATAG
- the rpmG gene encoding 50S ribosomal protein L33 — MRTRITLACTECKNRNYDTTKDKKTHPDRMEIKKYCPFCKKHTPHKETK, encoded by the coding sequence ATGCGTACAAGAATCACACTTGCTTGCACAGAGTGCAAAAACCGTAACTACGACACAACTAAGGATAAGAAGACACATCCTGACAGAATGGAAATCAAGAAGTACTGTCCTTTCTGCAAGAAGCACACACCGCACAAGGAAACAAAGTAA